One Triticum dicoccoides isolate Atlit2015 ecotype Zavitan chromosome 5B, WEW_v2.0, whole genome shotgun sequence genomic window carries:
- the LOC119305964 gene encoding putative cyclin-F1-1 produces MSKMQQGHMSPSMRAELVLWMDAFARHLGGLPEGTLCRAVVYLDRVLSVRPVPAHDEALQLVAAAAVSLGAKYEQSSSGRRLDAEVVEAFLGTTVHAVEEMEWELVMELGCVMDGPTAYTFVEHFTRFFQREDELLVRSLVLRLVNLMLAFFGFVGRILPSAVAASALFLARQILRVQLRHDLEEVTGYKAMDLMGCICALVELLPK; encoded by the coding sequence ATGTCCAAGATGCAGCAGGGCCACATGAGCCCGTCCATGCGCGCCGAGCTCGTGCTCTGGATGGACGccttcgcccgccacctcggcggcCTCCCGGAGGGCACGCTCTGCCGCGCCGTCGTCTACCTCGACCGCGTCCTGTCCGTGCGCCCCGTGCCGGCGCACGACGAGGCGCTCCAACTCGTTGcggccgccgccgtctccctcgggGCCAAGTACGAGCAATCATCCAGCGGGCGGAGGCTCGACGCCGAAGTCGTCGAGGCGTTCCTCGGGACCACCGTGCACGCGGTCGAGGAGATGGAGTGGGAGCTCGTCATGGAGCTCGGctgcgtcatggacggcccaaccgCGTACACGTTCGTCGAGCACTTCACGAGGTTCTTCCAGCGGGAAGACGAGCTCTTGGTGAGGTCCCTGGTGCTTCGGTTGGTCAACCTGATGTTGGCGTTCTTCGGGTTCGTTGGACGGATcctgccgtccgccgtggctgcatcagcgCTGTTCCTCGCCAGGCAGATCCTCCGCGTGCAGTTGAGGCACGATCTGGAGGAGGTGACGGGGTACAAGGCGATGGACTTGATGGGTT